In Gadus chalcogrammus isolate NIFS_2021 chromosome 13, NIFS_Gcha_1.0, whole genome shotgun sequence, a single genomic region encodes these proteins:
- the znf740a gene encoding zinc finger protein 271 isoform X2, producing MSHLPSSSVRDHMKWVCFDNTKVAGLLGCEAVLSSMALMQASSMAGPPKKMMAPLGHGPPQREGPDRGPQSHMILPSGMSCPPLLIRKDGDFQAPRLLDEKDMRANEDMQMKKKNRKSGTPCKVREQDGRGGKGPGGDENGPASKVQKNFICDHCYGAFRSGYHLKRHILIHTGVKPYACSMCDMRFFQRYHLERHSQTHTGVKPYACSMCDMRFFQRYHLARHSLTHTGVKPYACSMCDMRFFQRYHLARHSLTHTGVKPYACSMCDRRFFQRYHLARHTLKHTGVKPYACSMCDMRFFQRYHLARHSLTHTGVKPYACTMCDMRFIQRYQLERHSLTHTGVKPYACTMCDKRFFQRYHLARHSLTHMGVKPYACTMCDMRFFQRYHLARHSVIHSGVKPYACTMCDKRFFQRYHLARHSLTHMGVKPYACTMCDMRFVHRYHLTRHSLTHSGMRPCTQAISQRFCAIPEGGVKPYACTMCDKRFFQRYHLARHSITHMGVKPYACTMCDKRFFQRYHLARHSRTHMGVKPYACTMCDKRFFQRYHLARHSLTHMGVKPYACTMCEKRFFQRHHLARHSLTHMGVKPYACTMCDKRFFQRQHLARHSLTHMGVKPYACTMCDKRFFQRQHLARHSLTHMGVKPYACTMCDKRFFQRQHLARHSLTHMGVKPYACTMCDMRFFQRYHLARHSVIHSGVKPYACTMCDKRFFQRYHLARHSVTHMGVKPYACTICDMRFAQRYHLTRHSLTHSGVKPYACSMCDMRFIQRNHLERHSLTHTGMRSFTVPTQPREKPFACDMCDMRFIQRYHLERHKRVHSGEKPYQCERCQQNFSRTDRLLRHRRLCQGRGVAKVENQPCCDPRPYSQEPPPAPPTWSPLHPPPGRLAV from the exons ATGTCCCATCTACCCAGCAGCTCAGTCCGCGACCATATGAAATGGGTTTGTTTTGACAACACCAAAGTG GCCGGGCTGCTTGGGTGCGAAGCGGTCCTCTCCAGCATGGCCCTGATGCAGGCCAGCTCCATGGCAGGTCCACCCAAGAAGATGATGGCGCCTCTGGGCCACGGCCCGCCCCAGAGAGAGGGCCCCGACCGCGGGCCCCAGAGCCACATGATTCTCCCCTCGGGGATGAGCTGTCCGCCACTG CTCATCAGGAAGGACGGTGACTTCCAGGCCCCTCGCCTGCTGGACGAGAAGGACATGAGGGCCAACGAGGACATGCAGATGAAAAAGAAGAACCGGAAGTCAGGAACGCCCTGCAAAGTGAGAGAACAAGatggaaggggagggaag GGCCCGGGCGGGGACGAGAACGGGCCGGCCTCCAAGGTGCAGAAGAACTTCATCTGCGACCACTGTTACGGCGCCTTCAGGAGCGGCTACCACCTGAAGAGACACATACTGATCCACACAG gggtgaaGCCGTACGCTTGTTCCATGTGTGACATGCGGTTTTTCCAGCGTTACCACCTGGAGAGACACAGCCAAACTCATACGG GGGTGAAGCCCTACGCATGCTCCATGTGTGACATGAGGTTCTTCCAGCGTTACCATCTGGCCAGACACAGCCTCACTCATACTG GGGTGAAGCCATACGCTTGCTCCATGTGTGACATGAGGTTTTTCCAACGCTACCACTTGGCCAGACACAGCCTCACGCACACTG GGGTGAAGCCATATGCTTGCTCCATGTGTGACAGGAGGTTTTTCCAGAGATACCACCTGGCAAGacacaccctcaaacacacgG GGGTGAAGCCGTACGCTTGCTCCATGTGTGACATGAGGTTCTTCCAGCGTTACCATTTGGCAAGACACAGCCTCACGCACACTG GAGTGAAGCCATACGCATGCACCATGTGTGACATGAGATTTATCCAACGCTACCAACTGGAGAGACACAGTCTGACTCATACCG gggtgaaGCCGTACGCTTGCACCATGTGTGACAAGAGGTTTTTTCAGCGCTACCACCTGGCGAGACACAGCCTCACTCATATGG GTGTGAAACCTTACGCTTGCACCATGTGTGACATGAGGTTTTTTCAGCGTTACCACCTGGCGAGACACAGCGTCATTCATTCGG GTGTGAAACCTTACGCATGTACCATGTGCGACAAGAGGTTTTTTCAACGCTACCATCTGGCAAGACACAGCCTCACTCATATGG GTGTGAAACCTTACGCTTGCACCATGTGTGACATGAGGTTTGTTCACCGTTACCACCTGACGAGACACAGCCTCACTCACTCGGGTATGCGTCCGTGTACCCAGGCCATTTCACAACGTTTTTGCGCTATTCCTGAGGGAG gggtgaaGCCGTACGCTTGCACCATGTGTGACAAGAGGTTTTTTCAGCGCTACCACCTGGCGAGACACAGCATCACTCATATGG GTGTGAAACCTTACGCTTGCACCATGTGTGACAAGAGGTTTTTTCAGCGATACCACCTGGCGAGACACAGCCGCACTCATATGG gggtgaaGCCGTACGCTTGCACCATGTGTGACAAGAGGTTTTTTCAGCGCTACCACCTGGCGAGACACAGCCTCACTCATATGG GTGTGAAACCTTACGCTTGCACCATGTGCGAAAAGAGGTTTTTTCAGCGCCACCACCTGGCGAGACACAGCCTCACTCATATGG GTGTGAAACCTTACGCTTGCACCATGTGTGACAAGAGGTTTTTTCAGCGCCAGCACCTGGCGAGACACAGCCTCACTCATATGG GTGTGAAACCTTACGCTTGCACCATGTGTGACAAGAGGTTTTTTCAGCGCCAGCACCTTGCGAGACACAGCCTCACTCATATGG GTGTGAAACCTTACGCTTGCACCATGTGTGACAAGAGGTTTTTTCAGCGCCAGCACCTGGCGAGACACAGCCTCACTCATATGG GTGTGAAACCTTATGCTTGCACCATGTGTGACATGAGGTTTTTTCAGCGCTACCACCTGGCGAGACACAGCGTCATTCATTCGG GTGTGAAACCTTACGCATGTACCATGTGCGACAAGAGGTTTTTCCAACGCTACCATCTGGCAAGACACAGCGTCACTCATATGG GTGTGAAACCTTATGCTTGCACCATATGTGACATGAGGTTTGCTCAGCGTTACCACCTGACGAGACACAGCCTCACTCACTCGG gggtgaaGCCGTATGCTTGTTCCATGTGTGACATGAGGTTTATTCAGCGTAACCACCTGGAGAGACACAGCCTCACTCACACGGGTATGCGTTCGTTTACCGTACCCACACAACCGA GGGAGAAGCCCTTTGCTTGTGACATGTGTGACATGAGGTTTATCCAGCGCTACCACCTGGAGAGACACAAGCGCGTGCACagcggggagaagccctaccagTGTGAACGATGCCAGCAG aacttCTCGCGGACAGACCGGCTGCTGAGGCATCGGCGCCTGTGCCAGGGGCGCGGCGTGGCCAAGGTGGAGAACCAGCCCTGCTGCGACCCCAGGCCCTACTCCCAGGAGCCCCCCCCGGCGCCGCCCACCTGGAGCCCCCTGCACCCCCCGCCGGGGCGGCTGGCCGTCTGA
- the znf740a gene encoding zinc finger protein 431 isoform X15, which produces MSHLPSSSVRDHMKWVCFDNTKVAGLLGCEAVLSSMALMQASSMAGPPKKMMAPLGHGPPQREGPDRGPQSHMILPSGMSCPPLSVFPLQLIRKDGDFQAPRLLDEKDMRANEDMQMKKKNRKSGTPCKVREQDGRGGKGPGGDENGPASKVQKNFICDHCYGAFRSGYHLKRHILIHTGVKPYACSMCDMRFFQRYHLERHSQTHTGVKPYACSMCDMRFFQRYHLARHSLTHTGVKPYACSMCDMRFFQRYHLARHSLTHTGVKPYACSMCDRRFFQRYHLARHTLKHTGVKPYACSMCDMRFFQRYHLARHSLTHTGVKPYACTMCDMRFIQRYQLERHSLTHTGVKPYACTMCDMRFFQRYHLARHSVIHSGVKPYACTMCDKRFFQRYHLARHSLTHMGVKPYACTMCDMRFVHRYHLTRHSLTHSGMRPCTQAISQRFCAIPEGGVKPYACTMCDKRFFQRYHLARHSITHMGVKPYACTMCDKRFFQRYHLARHSRTHMGVKPYACTMCDKRFFQRYHLARHSLTHMGVKPYACTMCEKRFFQRHHLARHSLTHMGVKPYACTMCDKRFFQRQHLARHSLTHMGVKPYACTMCDKRFFQRQHLARHSLTHMGVKPYACTMCDKRFFQRQHLARHSLTHMGVKPYACTMCDMRFFQRYHLARHSVIHSGVKPYACTMCDKRFFQRYHLARHSVTHMGVKPYACTICDMRFAQRYHLTRHSLTHSGVKPYACSMCDMRFIQRNHLERHSLTHTGMRSFTVPTQPREKPFACDMCDMRFIQRYHLERHKRVHSGEKPYQCERCQQNFSRTDRLLRHRRLCQGRGVAKVENQPCCDPRPYSQEPPPAPPTWSPLHPPPGRLAV; this is translated from the exons ATGTCCCATCTACCCAGCAGCTCAGTCCGCGACCATATGAAATGGGTTTGTTTTGACAACACCAAAGTG GCCGGGCTGCTTGGGTGCGAAGCGGTCCTCTCCAGCATGGCCCTGATGCAGGCCAGCTCCATGGCAGGTCCACCCAAGAAGATGATGGCGCCTCTGGGCCACGGCCCGCCCCAGAGAGAGGGCCCCGACCGCGGGCCCCAGAGCCACATGATTCTCCCCTCGGGGATGAGCTGTCCGCCACTG TCTGTGTTTCCTCTGCAGCTCATCAGGAAGGACGGTGACTTCCAGGCCCCTCGCCTGCTGGACGAGAAGGACATGAGGGCCAACGAGGACATGCAGATGAAAAAGAAGAACCGGAAGTCAGGAACGCCCTGCAAAGTGAGAGAACAAGatggaaggggagggaag GGCCCGGGCGGGGACGAGAACGGGCCGGCCTCCAAGGTGCAGAAGAACTTCATCTGCGACCACTGTTACGGCGCCTTCAGGAGCGGCTACCACCTGAAGAGACACATACTGATCCACACAG gggtgaaGCCGTACGCTTGTTCCATGTGTGACATGCGGTTTTTCCAGCGTTACCACCTGGAGAGACACAGCCAAACTCATACGG GGGTGAAGCCCTACGCATGCTCCATGTGTGACATGAGGTTCTTCCAGCGTTACCATCTGGCCAGACACAGCCTCACTCATACTG GGGTGAAGCCATACGCTTGCTCCATGTGTGACATGAGGTTTTTCCAACGCTACCACTTGGCCAGACACAGCCTCACGCACACTG GGGTGAAGCCATATGCTTGCTCCATGTGTGACAGGAGGTTTTTCCAGAGATACCACCTGGCAAGacacaccctcaaacacacgG GGGTGAAGCCGTACGCTTGCTCCATGTGTGACATGAGGTTCTTCCAGCGTTACCATTTGGCAAGACACAGCCTCACGCACACTG GAGTGAAGCCATACGCATGCACCATGTGTGACATGAGATTTATCCAACGCTACCAACTGGAGAGACACAGTCTGACTCATACCG GTGTGAAACCTTACGCTTGCACCATGTGTGACATGAGGTTTTTTCAGCGTTACCACCTGGCGAGACACAGCGTCATTCATTCGG GTGTGAAACCTTACGCATGTACCATGTGCGACAAGAGGTTTTTTCAACGCTACCATCTGGCAAGACACAGCCTCACTCATATGG GTGTGAAACCTTACGCTTGCACCATGTGTGACATGAGGTTTGTTCACCGTTACCACCTGACGAGACACAGCCTCACTCACTCGGGTATGCGTCCGTGTACCCAGGCCATTTCACAACGTTTTTGCGCTATTCCTGAGGGAG gggtgaaGCCGTACGCTTGCACCATGTGTGACAAGAGGTTTTTTCAGCGCTACCACCTGGCGAGACACAGCATCACTCATATGG GTGTGAAACCTTACGCTTGCACCATGTGTGACAAGAGGTTTTTTCAGCGATACCACCTGGCGAGACACAGCCGCACTCATATGG gggtgaaGCCGTACGCTTGCACCATGTGTGACAAGAGGTTTTTTCAGCGCTACCACCTGGCGAGACACAGCCTCACTCATATGG GTGTGAAACCTTACGCTTGCACCATGTGCGAAAAGAGGTTTTTTCAGCGCCACCACCTGGCGAGACACAGCCTCACTCATATGG GTGTGAAACCTTACGCTTGCACCATGTGTGACAAGAGGTTTTTTCAGCGCCAGCACCTGGCGAGACACAGCCTCACTCATATGG GTGTGAAACCTTACGCTTGCACCATGTGTGACAAGAGGTTTTTTCAGCGCCAGCACCTTGCGAGACACAGCCTCACTCATATGG GTGTGAAACCTTACGCTTGCACCATGTGTGACAAGAGGTTTTTTCAGCGCCAGCACCTGGCGAGACACAGCCTCACTCATATGG GTGTGAAACCTTATGCTTGCACCATGTGTGACATGAGGTTTTTTCAGCGCTACCACCTGGCGAGACACAGCGTCATTCATTCGG GTGTGAAACCTTACGCATGTACCATGTGCGACAAGAGGTTTTTCCAACGCTACCATCTGGCAAGACACAGCGTCACTCATATGG GTGTGAAACCTTATGCTTGCACCATATGTGACATGAGGTTTGCTCAGCGTTACCACCTGACGAGACACAGCCTCACTCACTCGG gggtgaaGCCGTATGCTTGTTCCATGTGTGACATGAGGTTTATTCAGCGTAACCACCTGGAGAGACACAGCCTCACTCACACGGGTATGCGTTCGTTTACCGTACCCACACAACCGA GGGAGAAGCCCTTTGCTTGTGACATGTGTGACATGAGGTTTATCCAGCGCTACCACCTGGAGAGACACAAGCGCGTGCACagcggggagaagccctaccagTGTGAACGATGCCAGCAG aacttCTCGCGGACAGACCGGCTGCTGAGGCATCGGCGCCTGTGCCAGGGGCGCGGCGTGGCCAAGGTGGAGAACCAGCCCTGCTGCGACCCCAGGCCCTACTCCCAGGAGCCCCCCCCGGCGCCGCCCACCTGGAGCCCCCTGCACCCCCCGCCGGGGCGGCTGGCCGTCTGA
- the znf740a gene encoding gastrula zinc finger protein XlCGF58.1 isoform X33, whose amino-acid sequence MSHLPSSSVRDHMKWVCFDNTKVAGLLGCEAVLSSMALMQASSMAGPPKKMMAPLGHGPPQREGPDRGPQSHMILPSGMSCPPLSVFPLQLIRKDGDFQAPRLLDEKDMRANEDMQMKKKNRKSGTPCKVREQDGRGGKGPGGDENGPASKVQKNFICDHCYGAFRSGYHLKRHILIHTGVKPYACSMCDMRFFQRYHLERHSQTHTGVKPYACSMCDMRFFQRYHLARHSLTHTGVKPYACSMCDMRFFQRYHLARHSLTHTGVKPYACSMCDRRFFQRYHLARHTLKHTGVKPYACSMCDMRFFQRYHLARHSLTHTGVKPYACTMCDMRFIQRYQLERHSLTHTGVKPYACTMCDKRFFQRYHLARHSRTHMGVKPYACTMCDKRFFQRYHLARHSLTHMGVKPYACTMCEKRFFQRHHLARHSLTHMGVKPYACTMCDKRFFQRQHLARHSLTHMGVKPYACTMCDKRFFQRQHLARHSLTHMGVKPYACTMCDKRFFQRQHLARHSLTHMGVKPYACTMCDMRFFQRYHLARHSVIHSGVKPYACTMCDKRFFQRYHLARHSVTHMGVKPYACTICDMRFAQRYHLTRHSLTHSGVKPYACSMCDMRFIQRNHLERHSLTHTGMRSFTVPTQPREKPFACDMCDMRFIQRYHLERHKRVHSGEKPYQCERCQQNFSRTDRLLRHRRLCQGRGVAKVENQPCCDPRPYSQEPPPAPPTWSPLHPPPGRLAV is encoded by the exons ATGTCCCATCTACCCAGCAGCTCAGTCCGCGACCATATGAAATGGGTTTGTTTTGACAACACCAAAGTG GCCGGGCTGCTTGGGTGCGAAGCGGTCCTCTCCAGCATGGCCCTGATGCAGGCCAGCTCCATGGCAGGTCCACCCAAGAAGATGATGGCGCCTCTGGGCCACGGCCCGCCCCAGAGAGAGGGCCCCGACCGCGGGCCCCAGAGCCACATGATTCTCCCCTCGGGGATGAGCTGTCCGCCACTG TCTGTGTTTCCTCTGCAGCTCATCAGGAAGGACGGTGACTTCCAGGCCCCTCGCCTGCTGGACGAGAAGGACATGAGGGCCAACGAGGACATGCAGATGAAAAAGAAGAACCGGAAGTCAGGAACGCCCTGCAAAGTGAGAGAACAAGatggaaggggagggaag GGCCCGGGCGGGGACGAGAACGGGCCGGCCTCCAAGGTGCAGAAGAACTTCATCTGCGACCACTGTTACGGCGCCTTCAGGAGCGGCTACCACCTGAAGAGACACATACTGATCCACACAG gggtgaaGCCGTACGCTTGTTCCATGTGTGACATGCGGTTTTTCCAGCGTTACCACCTGGAGAGACACAGCCAAACTCATACGG GGGTGAAGCCCTACGCATGCTCCATGTGTGACATGAGGTTCTTCCAGCGTTACCATCTGGCCAGACACAGCCTCACTCATACTG GGGTGAAGCCATACGCTTGCTCCATGTGTGACATGAGGTTTTTCCAACGCTACCACTTGGCCAGACACAGCCTCACGCACACTG GGGTGAAGCCATATGCTTGCTCCATGTGTGACAGGAGGTTTTTCCAGAGATACCACCTGGCAAGacacaccctcaaacacacgG GGGTGAAGCCGTACGCTTGCTCCATGTGTGACATGAGGTTCTTCCAGCGTTACCATTTGGCAAGACACAGCCTCACGCACACTG GAGTGAAGCCATACGCATGCACCATGTGTGACATGAGATTTATCCAACGCTACCAACTGGAGAGACACAGTCTGACTCATACCG GTGTGAAACCTTACGCTTGCACCATGTGTGACAAGAGGTTTTTTCAGCGATACCACCTGGCGAGACACAGCCGCACTCATATGG gggtgaaGCCGTACGCTTGCACCATGTGTGACAAGAGGTTTTTTCAGCGCTACCACCTGGCGAGACACAGCCTCACTCATATGG GTGTGAAACCTTACGCTTGCACCATGTGCGAAAAGAGGTTTTTTCAGCGCCACCACCTGGCGAGACACAGCCTCACTCATATGG GTGTGAAACCTTACGCTTGCACCATGTGTGACAAGAGGTTTTTTCAGCGCCAGCACCTGGCGAGACACAGCCTCACTCATATGG GTGTGAAACCTTACGCTTGCACCATGTGTGACAAGAGGTTTTTTCAGCGCCAGCACCTTGCGAGACACAGCCTCACTCATATGG GTGTGAAACCTTACGCTTGCACCATGTGTGACAAGAGGTTTTTTCAGCGCCAGCACCTGGCGAGACACAGCCTCACTCATATGG GTGTGAAACCTTATGCTTGCACCATGTGTGACATGAGGTTTTTTCAGCGCTACCACCTGGCGAGACACAGCGTCATTCATTCGG GTGTGAAACCTTACGCATGTACCATGTGCGACAAGAGGTTTTTCCAACGCTACCATCTGGCAAGACACAGCGTCACTCATATGG GTGTGAAACCTTATGCTTGCACCATATGTGACATGAGGTTTGCTCAGCGTTACCACCTGACGAGACACAGCCTCACTCACTCGG gggtgaaGCCGTATGCTTGTTCCATGTGTGACATGAGGTTTATTCAGCGTAACCACCTGGAGAGACACAGCCTCACTCACACGGGTATGCGTTCGTTTACCGTACCCACACAACCGA GGGAGAAGCCCTTTGCTTGTGACATGTGTGACATGAGGTTTATCCAGCGCTACCACCTGGAGAGACACAAGCGCGTGCACagcggggagaagccctaccagTGTGAACGATGCCAGCAG aacttCTCGCGGACAGACCGGCTGCTGAGGCATCGGCGCCTGTGCCAGGGGCGCGGCGTGGCCAAGGTGGAGAACCAGCCCTGCTGCGACCCCAGGCCCTACTCCCAGGAGCCCCCCCCGGCGCCGCCCACCTGGAGCCCCCTGCACCCCCCGCCGGGGCGGCTGGCCGTCTGA
- the znf740a gene encoding zinc finger protein 271 isoform X6 — translation MSHLPSSSVRDHMKWAGLLGCEAVLSSMALMQASSMAGPPKKMMAPLGHGPPQREGPDRGPQSHMILPSGMSCPPLLIRKDGDFQAPRLLDEKDMRANEDMQMKKKNRKSGTPCKVREQDGRGGKGPGGDENGPASKVQKNFICDHCYGAFRSGYHLKRHILIHTGVKPYACSMCDMRFFQRYHLERHSQTHTGVKPYACSMCDMRFFQRYHLARHSLTHTGVKPYACSMCDMRFFQRYHLARHSLTHTGVKPYACSMCDRRFFQRYHLARHTLKHTGVKPYACSMCDMRFFQRYHLARHSLTHTGVKPYACTMCDMRFIQRYQLERHSLTHTGVKPYACTMCDKRFFQRYHLARHSLTHMGVKPYACTMCDMRFFQRYHLARHSVIHSGVKPYACTMCDKRFFQRYHLARHSLTHMGVKPYACTMCDMRFVHRYHLTRHSLTHSGMRPCTQAISQRFCAIPEGGVKPYACTMCDKRFFQRYHLARHSITHMGVKPYACTMCDKRFFQRYHLARHSRTHMGVKPYACTMCDKRFFQRYHLARHSLTHMGVKPYACTMCEKRFFQRHHLARHSLTHMGVKPYACTMCDKRFFQRQHLARHSLTHMGVKPYACTMCDKRFFQRQHLARHSLTHMGVKPYACTMCDKRFFQRQHLARHSLTHMGVKPYACTMCDMRFFQRYHLARHSVIHSGVKPYACTMCDKRFFQRYHLARHSVTHMGVKPYACTICDMRFAQRYHLTRHSLTHSGVKPYACSMCDMRFIQRNHLERHSLTHTGMRSFTVPTQPREKPFACDMCDMRFIQRYHLERHKRVHSGEKPYQCERCQQNFSRTDRLLRHRRLCQGRGVAKVENQPCCDPRPYSQEPPPAPPTWSPLHPPPGRLAV, via the exons ATGTCCCATCTACCCAGCAGCTCAGTCCGCGACCATATGAAATGG GCCGGGCTGCTTGGGTGCGAAGCGGTCCTCTCCAGCATGGCCCTGATGCAGGCCAGCTCCATGGCAGGTCCACCCAAGAAGATGATGGCGCCTCTGGGCCACGGCCCGCCCCAGAGAGAGGGCCCCGACCGCGGGCCCCAGAGCCACATGATTCTCCCCTCGGGGATGAGCTGTCCGCCACTG CTCATCAGGAAGGACGGTGACTTCCAGGCCCCTCGCCTGCTGGACGAGAAGGACATGAGGGCCAACGAGGACATGCAGATGAAAAAGAAGAACCGGAAGTCAGGAACGCCCTGCAAAGTGAGAGAACAAGatggaaggggagggaag GGCCCGGGCGGGGACGAGAACGGGCCGGCCTCCAAGGTGCAGAAGAACTTCATCTGCGACCACTGTTACGGCGCCTTCAGGAGCGGCTACCACCTGAAGAGACACATACTGATCCACACAG gggtgaaGCCGTACGCTTGTTCCATGTGTGACATGCGGTTTTTCCAGCGTTACCACCTGGAGAGACACAGCCAAACTCATACGG GGGTGAAGCCCTACGCATGCTCCATGTGTGACATGAGGTTCTTCCAGCGTTACCATCTGGCCAGACACAGCCTCACTCATACTG GGGTGAAGCCATACGCTTGCTCCATGTGTGACATGAGGTTTTTCCAACGCTACCACTTGGCCAGACACAGCCTCACGCACACTG GGGTGAAGCCATATGCTTGCTCCATGTGTGACAGGAGGTTTTTCCAGAGATACCACCTGGCAAGacacaccctcaaacacacgG GGGTGAAGCCGTACGCTTGCTCCATGTGTGACATGAGGTTCTTCCAGCGTTACCATTTGGCAAGACACAGCCTCACGCACACTG GAGTGAAGCCATACGCATGCACCATGTGTGACATGAGATTTATCCAACGCTACCAACTGGAGAGACACAGTCTGACTCATACCG gggtgaaGCCGTACGCTTGCACCATGTGTGACAAGAGGTTTTTTCAGCGCTACCACCTGGCGAGACACAGCCTCACTCATATGG GTGTGAAACCTTACGCTTGCACCATGTGTGACATGAGGTTTTTTCAGCGTTACCACCTGGCGAGACACAGCGTCATTCATTCGG GTGTGAAACCTTACGCATGTACCATGTGCGACAAGAGGTTTTTTCAACGCTACCATCTGGCAAGACACAGCCTCACTCATATGG GTGTGAAACCTTACGCTTGCACCATGTGTGACATGAGGTTTGTTCACCGTTACCACCTGACGAGACACAGCCTCACTCACTCGGGTATGCGTCCGTGTACCCAGGCCATTTCACAACGTTTTTGCGCTATTCCTGAGGGAG gggtgaaGCCGTACGCTTGCACCATGTGTGACAAGAGGTTTTTTCAGCGCTACCACCTGGCGAGACACAGCATCACTCATATGG GTGTGAAACCTTACGCTTGCACCATGTGTGACAAGAGGTTTTTTCAGCGATACCACCTGGCGAGACACAGCCGCACTCATATGG gggtgaaGCCGTACGCTTGCACCATGTGTGACAAGAGGTTTTTTCAGCGCTACCACCTGGCGAGACACAGCCTCACTCATATGG GTGTGAAACCTTACGCTTGCACCATGTGCGAAAAGAGGTTTTTTCAGCGCCACCACCTGGCGAGACACAGCCTCACTCATATGG GTGTGAAACCTTACGCTTGCACCATGTGTGACAAGAGGTTTTTTCAGCGCCAGCACCTGGCGAGACACAGCCTCACTCATATGG GTGTGAAACCTTACGCTTGCACCATGTGTGACAAGAGGTTTTTTCAGCGCCAGCACCTTGCGAGACACAGCCTCACTCATATGG GTGTGAAACCTTACGCTTGCACCATGTGTGACAAGAGGTTTTTTCAGCGCCAGCACCTGGCGAGACACAGCCTCACTCATATGG GTGTGAAACCTTATGCTTGCACCATGTGTGACATGAGGTTTTTTCAGCGCTACCACCTGGCGAGACACAGCGTCATTCATTCGG GTGTGAAACCTTACGCATGTACCATGTGCGACAAGAGGTTTTTCCAACGCTACCATCTGGCAAGACACAGCGTCACTCATATGG GTGTGAAACCTTATGCTTGCACCATATGTGACATGAGGTTTGCTCAGCGTTACCACCTGACGAGACACAGCCTCACTCACTCGG gggtgaaGCCGTATGCTTGTTCCATGTGTGACATGAGGTTTATTCAGCGTAACCACCTGGAGAGACACAGCCTCACTCACACGGGTATGCGTTCGTTTACCGTACCCACACAACCGA GGGAGAAGCCCTTTGCTTGTGACATGTGTGACATGAGGTTTATCCAGCGCTACCACCTGGAGAGACACAAGCGCGTGCACagcggggagaagccctaccagTGTGAACGATGCCAGCAG aacttCTCGCGGACAGACCGGCTGCTGAGGCATCGGCGCCTGTGCCAGGGGCGCGGCGTGGCCAAGGTGGAGAACCAGCCCTGCTGCGACCCCAGGCCCTACTCCCAGGAGCCCCCCCCGGCGCCGCCCACCTGGAGCCCCCTGCACCCCCCGCCGGGGCGGCTGGCCGTCTGA